In Clupea harengus chromosome 25, Ch_v2.0.2, whole genome shotgun sequence, one genomic interval encodes:
- the LOC116219604 gene encoding E3 ubiquitin-protein ligase RNF182-like: MMGQTLEDGVATEELECKICYCPYSLSNRRPKVLECCHRLCAKCLAKILDLGESPPNAIVCPFCRYITGLPGEAVGSLPDDCNLVTALSLQVRNHRNLHECPGEILLSPRNLSSLVGASATASPSSLHSSNYVVITIMEPPPESGPQTGPLAGRSRDYRSSSLDSMASITQRWTVWNCAALLCQTSARALVWLLGLLYFSSLPLGVYLLIMQKTTLGVLLVSLVPASLLMIMAYGLCQCLCHEFWDCVPP, encoded by the coding sequence ATGATGGGACAGACACTGGAGGACGGCGTCGCCACAGAGGAGCTAGAATGCAAGATCTGCTACTGCCCCTACAGCCTCTCCAACCGCCGGCCCAAGGTGCTCGAGTGTTGCCATCGGCTGTGTGCCAAGTGCTTGGCCAAAATCCTGGACTTGGGGGAGTCACCGCCAAATGCAATAGTGTGCCCATTCTGTCGATACATCACCGGTTTGCCTGGagaagcagtgggcagcctCCCCGATGACTGTAACTTGGTGACGGCGCTGTCCCTTCAGGTGCGCAACCACAGAAATCTTCACGAGTGCCCTGGAGAGATCCTCCTCAGTCCGAGGAACCTGAGCTCTCTGGTGGGTGCCTCTGccacagcctctccctcttccttgcACAGCTCCAACTATGTGGTCATCACCATTATGGAGCCTCCGCCGGAGTCTGGCCCTCAGACAGGGCCCTTGGCAGGCCGTAGCAGGGACTACCGCTCCTCCAGCCTGGATTCCATGGCTTCTAtcacacagagatggacagtGTGGAATTGTGCAGCGTTGCTGTGTCAGACGTCAGCCCGGGCCCTGGTGTGGCTCCTGGGTCTGCTGTATTTCAGCTCTCTTCCTTTGGGCGTCTACTTGCTCATAATGCAGAAAACCACCTTGGGCGTGCTGCTGGTCAGCTTGGTGCCCGCTAGCCTGCTCATGATCATGGCATATGGGCTCTGCCAGTGCCTTTGCCACGAATTTTGGGACTGCGTGCCACCCTAA
- the epdr1 gene encoding LOW QUALITY PROTEIN: mammalian ependymin-related protein 1 (The sequence of the model RefSeq protein was modified relative to this genomic sequence to represent the inferred CDS: deleted 1 base in 1 codon) yields MGIMKTYVLWLTLCLSLVISTLGNPAIAPPAQPCLAPVQWEGRTVVYDHSTGRNTRASMSYDGQNQQIRVLEQKRGHVPCKKYFEYIYLFQSGVMFQIEQVTKQCSKLALTQAWDPFDIPSNSTFEDQNFIGGPGDMIEVQEWSDRKPARQNEAWLGVYTVKDCYPVQETYTRNSSVTTSTRFFDLELGIGDPSVFIPPPTCQSAHPERMTSDC; encoded by the exons ATGGGAATTATGAAGACATATGTGCTTTGGCTTACTCTTTGCTTGTCGCTGGTAATATCTACACTGGGAAACCCAGCTATAGCACCACCGGCCCAACCTTGCCTTGCTCCGGTACAATGGGAGGGAAGGACTGTGGTGTATGATCACAGCACAGGGCGCAACACACGGGCTTCAATGTCGTACGATGGACAAAATCAGCAAATTCGTGTACTCGAACAGAAGAGAGGCCATGTACCGTGTAAAAA GTACTTTGAGTACATCTACTTGTTCCAGAGTGGGGTAATGTTCCAGATTGAGCAAGTCACT AAACAGTGCTCAAAGTTGGCTCTGACACAGGCGTGGGACCCCTTTGACATCCCCTCGAACTCCACCTTTGAAGACCAGAACTTCATTGGAGGCCCAGGAGACATGATTGAAGTGCAAGAGTGGTCTGACAGAAAGCCAGCTCGCCAAA ATGAAGCCTGGCTGGGCGTGTACACGGTGAAAGACTGCTACCCTGTACAGGAGACGTACACAAGGAACAGCAGtgtgaccacctccacacgatTCTTTGATCTGGAACTGGGCATCGGCGACCCCAGCGTGTTTATTCCCCCACCCACCTGTCAATCCGCCCATCCAGAGAGGATGACATCAGACTGCTGA
- the stard3nl gene encoding STARD3 N-terminal-like protein — MDSQCSGSMDSRAMPWGMGSASSTPLSAHVESYELAEKKCISDVRRTFCLFVTFDLLFVTLLWIIELNVNGGIQNQLDKEVLHYDYHASFFDIFLLAVFRFASLIMAYAVCKLRHWWAIAISTAVTSAFLIAKVILSKLLSQGAFGYLLPIVSFVLAWIETWLLDFKVLPQENDDENRYLCALDAAERAPLMRPPGPMSDGQFYSPPESVADSDDELLDEDKHDPEKPII, encoded by the exons ATGGACAGCCAATGCAGTGGCAGTATGGATTCTCGAGCCATGCCCTGGGGCATGGGCTCCGCAagctccacccccctctcagcCCATGTGGAGTCTTACGAGCTGGCGGAGAAGAAATGTATCTCTGATGTGAGGAGGACCTTCTGCCTCttcgtgacctttgacctgctcTTTGTCACGCTACTGTGGATTATAGAGCTGAAT GTGAATGGAGGTATTCAAAACCAACTGGATAAGGAAGTGTTGCACTACGACTACCATGCATCCTTTTTTGACATATTT CTGTTAGCTGTGTTCCGCTTCGCATCCCTAATCATGGCATATGCCGTGTGTAAGCTGCGCCACTGGTGGGCGATTGCG ATTTCAACGGCAGTCACCAGCGCTTTCCTTATTGCGAAAGTCATTTTATCGAAG CTCCTGTCCCAGGGTGCTTTTGGTTACCTGCTGCCCATTGTGTCATTTGTGCTGGCTTGGATAGAGACCTGGCTGCTGGACTTCAAGGTGCTGCCACAGGAAAATGATGATGAGAATA GGTATCTGTGTGCGCTGGATGCTGCTGAGAGGGCCCCCCTCATGCGCCCCCCGGGCCCTATGTCTGACGGCCAGTTCTACTCGCCTCCGGAGTCTGTGGCAG atTCTGATGATGAGTTATTGGATGAGGATAAACATGACCCTGAGAAGCCCATTATCTAA
- the ranbp9 gene encoding ran-binding protein 9 isoform X2 produces MSGPSSGCGFLMSVVVHGDSALNEQEKELNQRLRSLYPAVNEQETLLPRSWSPKDKFSYIGLSQNNLRVHYKGHGKTPKDAASVRATHPIPAACGVYYFEVKIISKGRDGYMGIGLSAQGVNMNRLPGWDKHSYGYHGDDGHSFCSSGTGQPYGPTFTTGDVIGCCVNLINNTCFYTKNGHSLGIAFTDLPPNLYPTVGLQTPGEVVDANFGQHPFVFDIEDYMREWRTKIQAQIDRFPIGEREGEWQAMLQKMVASYLVHHSYCATAEAFAKSTDQAVHEELASIKNRQKIQKLVLSGRMGEAIDTTQQLYPSLLERNPDLLFMLKVRQFIEMVNGTDSEVRCLGGRSPKSQDSYPGSPRPFSSPTHKASVPQAYPTGLDSNCCNGVLSSKPTSSANCMKACPSTLASGDLSSLNGTCSQPQQPQQPQPQPQPQQPSTSSEVEMEVDHFSNGVSESSSNGFLNGSTHGVEPEDCDAEMEVELAQFKRQLCGGSQAAIERMIHFGRELQSMSEHLRRERGKNAANKKMLKDAFSLLAYSDPWSSPVGYQLDSIQREPVCSTLNSAILETHNLPKQPPLAQAVGQAAQCLSLMARTGIGSCAFASVDNYLH; encoded by the exons ATGTCAGGACCATCATCGGGctgtggatttctgatgtcggTTGTTGTTCACGGAGACTCTGCTCTTAACGAGCAGGAAAAGGAGCTCAATCAGCGACTTAGAAGTCTATATCCAGCTGTAAATGAACAAGAGACTCTACTGCCTAGATCATGGAGTCCCAAGGACAAGTTCAGTTACATTGGTCTTTCACAGAACAATCTACGAGTACATTACAAAG GACACGGAAAGACCCCAAAAGACGCTGCCTCTGTACGGGCAACCCACCCCATCCCAGCAGCATGTGGTGTTTACTACTTTGAGGTGAAAATCATCAGTAAAGGGAGAGATGG TTACATGGGAATAGGCTTGTCTGCACAGGGGGTCAACATGAACAGACTTCCAG GTTGGGACAAACACTCATATGGTTACCACGGAGACGATGGCCACTCCTTTTGCTCATCGGGTACAGGGCAGCCCTATGGCCCGACTTTCACCACtggtgatgtgattggctgctgcgtCAACCTCATCAACAACACCTGCTTTTACACTAAGAATGGTCACAGTCTAG GTATAGCTTTCACAGATTTACCG CCCAACCTGTACCCTACAGTCGGCCTCCAGACCCCGGGGGAGGTGGTGGATGCTAACTTTGGGCAGCATCCGTTTGTCTTTGACATTGAGGACTACATGCGCGAATGGAGGACAAAGATCCAGGCCCAGATCGACCGTTTCCCCAtaggggagcgagagggagaatggCAAGCCATGCTCCAGAA gaTGGTGGCCTCCTACCTTGTTCACCACAGCTACTGCGCCACTGCTGAGGCCTTTGCCAAATCCACTGATCAGGCCGTGCATGAGGAACTGGCTTCCatcaaaaacagacaga AAATCCAGAAGTTGGTCCTGTCAGGAAGAATGGGAGAAGCTATAGACAccacacagcagctttacccCAGCCTCTTGGAGAGAAACCCGGATCTCTTATTCATGTTGAA AGTCAGGCAGTTCATTGAGATGGTGAACGGCACGGACAGTGAGGTTCGGTGCCTGGGAGGGCGGAGCCCCAAGTCCCAGGACAGCTACCCTGGCTCGCCCCGCCCCTTCAGCAGCCCCACCCACAAAGCCAGTGTCCCCCAAGCCTACCCGACAG GGTTGGACAGTAACTGCTGTAATGGTGTGTTGTCCAGTAAACCCACCTCTTCAGCCAACTGTATGAAGGCCTGCCCCTCCACCCTGGCCAGTGGTGACCTCAGCAGCTTGAATGGCACATGCAGCCAGCcgcagcagccccagcagccacagccgcagccgcagccgcagcagcCCAGCACCAG CagtgaagtggagatggaggtggatcACTTCTCCAATGGCGTGTCTGAATCGTCCTCCAATGGCTTTCTCAATGGATCAACACACGGAGTGGAACCAGAGGACTGTGATGCCGAGATGG AGGTGGAGCTGGCTCAGTTCAAGAGGCAACTCTGCGGAGGCAGCCAGGCGGCCATCGAGAGGATGATCCACTTTGGGCGGGAGCTGCAGAGCATGAGTGAGCACCTCCGTCGAGAGCGCGGCAAGAACGCCGCAAACAAGAAGATGCTGAAG GATGCCTTTAGCCTGCTTGCATACTCAGATCCCTGGAGCAGTCCAGTGGGCTATCAGCTGGACTCTATCCAAAGAGAGCCTGTCTGCTCCACACTCAACAGTGCAATATTAG aAACTCACAACCTGCCCAAGCAGCCCCCCTTGGCTCAGGCGGTGGGCCAAGCTGCGCAGTGTTTGTCCCTCATGGCGCGCACGGGCATCGGCTCTTGCGCCTTCGCTTCAGTGGATAACTACCTGCACTAA
- the nol7 gene encoding nucleolar protein 7, translating into MAETSETQRGPGNPSSEVITENNNLRFDSSDDEAPEEVNFEDSKRSALQSVKDALEASRRDKKTLKEKRRRKQELFLEQKKRRLLPEDVLEEIDATPIRHDAIPCIAGNEVEKEKAMDSSDMKPIKEKARSLQANCSVTTVKHQITASTHQKVAMDFVQSRFYGQGTRRATNNELLSLNNKKGANKGAAFQFANTKLSTVERAKAEKGNKRWLHKNKLIST; encoded by the exons ATGGCTGAAACCAGTGAAACGCAACGTGGGCCAGGGAACCCAAGTAGTGAAGTAATAACTGAGAACAATAATTTACGGTTTGATTCCAGCGACGATGAGGCTCCAGAAGAAGTGAATTTTGAGGATTCCAAAAGGTCTGCTTTGCAGAGCGTAAAAGACGCATTGGAGGCGAGCAGAAG agacaaaaagacatTGAAAGAAAAGCGAAGAAGGAAGCAAGAGCTCTTTTTGGAACAAAAG AAACGAAGACTTCTTCCTGAAGACGTTTTGGAGGAAATTGATGCAACACCAATAAG ACACGATGCCATCCCATGCATTGCAGGAAATGAGG tggagaaagaaaaagcaaTGGATTCAAGTGATATGAAACCGATTAAAGAAAAAGCACGAAG TTTACAGGCAAATTGTAGTGTAACAACAGTGAAGCACCAGATTACAGCCAGTACACATCAGAAAGTGGCCATGGACTTTGTTCAGTCTCGATTCTATGGACAAGGAACTCGGCGGGCAACAA aCAACGAACTTCTTTCACTCAATAATAAGAAAGGGGCCAACAAAGGTGCTGCATTCCAGTTTGCTAATACAAAACTGA GTACTGTGGAGAGGGCAAAGGCTGAGAAGGGCAACAAGAGGTGGCTGCACAAGAACAAGCTCATCAGCACATGA
- the ranbp9 gene encoding ran-binding protein 9 isoform X1 — MSGPSSGCGFLMSVVVHGDSALNEQEKELNQRLRSLYPAVNEQETLLPRSWSPKDKFSYIGLSQNNLRVHYKGHGKTPKDAASVRATHPIPAACGVYYFEVKIISKGRDGYMGIGLSAQGVNMNRLPGWDKHSYGYHGDDGHSFCSSGTGQPYGPTFTTGDVIGCCVNLINNTCFYTKNGHSLGIAFTDLPSAQPNLYPTVGLQTPGEVVDANFGQHPFVFDIEDYMREWRTKIQAQIDRFPIGEREGEWQAMLQKMVASYLVHHSYCATAEAFAKSTDQAVHEELASIKNRQKIQKLVLSGRMGEAIDTTQQLYPSLLERNPDLLFMLKVRQFIEMVNGTDSEVRCLGGRSPKSQDSYPGSPRPFSSPTHKASVPQAYPTGLDSNCCNGVLSSKPTSSANCMKACPSTLASGDLSSLNGTCSQPQQPQQPQPQPQPQQPSTSSEVEMEVDHFSNGVSESSSNGFLNGSTHGVEPEDCDAEMEVELAQFKRQLCGGSQAAIERMIHFGRELQSMSEHLRRERGKNAANKKMLKDAFSLLAYSDPWSSPVGYQLDSIQREPVCSTLNSAILETHNLPKQPPLAQAVGQAAQCLSLMARTGIGSCAFASVDNYLH; from the exons ATGTCAGGACCATCATCGGGctgtggatttctgatgtcggTTGTTGTTCACGGAGACTCTGCTCTTAACGAGCAGGAAAAGGAGCTCAATCAGCGACTTAGAAGTCTATATCCAGCTGTAAATGAACAAGAGACTCTACTGCCTAGATCATGGAGTCCCAAGGACAAGTTCAGTTACATTGGTCTTTCACAGAACAATCTACGAGTACATTACAAAG GACACGGAAAGACCCCAAAAGACGCTGCCTCTGTACGGGCAACCCACCCCATCCCAGCAGCATGTGGTGTTTACTACTTTGAGGTGAAAATCATCAGTAAAGGGAGAGATGG TTACATGGGAATAGGCTTGTCTGCACAGGGGGTCAACATGAACAGACTTCCAG GTTGGGACAAACACTCATATGGTTACCACGGAGACGATGGCCACTCCTTTTGCTCATCGGGTACAGGGCAGCCCTATGGCCCGACTTTCACCACtggtgatgtgattggctgctgcgtCAACCTCATCAACAACACCTGCTTTTACACTAAGAATGGTCACAGTCTAG GTATAGCTTTCACAGATTTACCG TCGGCACAGCCCAACCTGTACCCTACAGTCGGCCTCCAGACCCCGGGGGAGGTGGTGGATGCTAACTTTGGGCAGCATCCGTTTGTCTTTGACATTGAGGACTACATGCGCGAATGGAGGACAAAGATCCAGGCCCAGATCGACCGTTTCCCCAtaggggagcgagagggagaatggCAAGCCATGCTCCAGAA gaTGGTGGCCTCCTACCTTGTTCACCACAGCTACTGCGCCACTGCTGAGGCCTTTGCCAAATCCACTGATCAGGCCGTGCATGAGGAACTGGCTTCCatcaaaaacagacaga AAATCCAGAAGTTGGTCCTGTCAGGAAGAATGGGAGAAGCTATAGACAccacacagcagctttacccCAGCCTCTTGGAGAGAAACCCGGATCTCTTATTCATGTTGAA AGTCAGGCAGTTCATTGAGATGGTGAACGGCACGGACAGTGAGGTTCGGTGCCTGGGAGGGCGGAGCCCCAAGTCCCAGGACAGCTACCCTGGCTCGCCCCGCCCCTTCAGCAGCCCCACCCACAAAGCCAGTGTCCCCCAAGCCTACCCGACAG GGTTGGACAGTAACTGCTGTAATGGTGTGTTGTCCAGTAAACCCACCTCTTCAGCCAACTGTATGAAGGCCTGCCCCTCCACCCTGGCCAGTGGTGACCTCAGCAGCTTGAATGGCACATGCAGCCAGCcgcagcagccccagcagccacagccgcagccgcagccgcagcagcCCAGCACCAG CagtgaagtggagatggaggtggatcACTTCTCCAATGGCGTGTCTGAATCGTCCTCCAATGGCTTTCTCAATGGATCAACACACGGAGTGGAACCAGAGGACTGTGATGCCGAGATGG AGGTGGAGCTGGCTCAGTTCAAGAGGCAACTCTGCGGAGGCAGCCAGGCGGCCATCGAGAGGATGATCCACTTTGGGCGGGAGCTGCAGAGCATGAGTGAGCACCTCCGTCGAGAGCGCGGCAAGAACGCCGCAAACAAGAAGATGCTGAAG GATGCCTTTAGCCTGCTTGCATACTCAGATCCCTGGAGCAGTCCAGTGGGCTATCAGCTGGACTCTATCCAAAGAGAGCCTGTCTGCTCCACACTCAACAGTGCAATATTAG aAACTCACAACCTGCCCAAGCAGCCCCCCTTGGCTCAGGCGGTGGGCCAAGCTGCGCAGTGTTTGTCCCTCATGGCGCGCACGGGCATCGGCTCTTGCGCCTTCGCTTCAGTGGATAACTACCTGCACTAA
- the LOC116219600 gene encoding reticulophagy regulator 1-like produces MAESRKELSTGSRHPSVGSPLCRISIVINWKRPLWTSSVFVVTNSVFWFVTLSPCRVFSLMCLSLALMVIIRFVRDLCRTRSKGTHLWHSMTGR; encoded by the exons ATGGCGGAATCTAGGAAAGAGCTGTCAACCGGTTCCCGACATCCATCAGTTGGCTCGCCCTTATGTCGCATCTCCATCGTGATAAATTGGAAGAGACCGCTTTGGACCTCCTCAGTCTTTGTTGTCACCAATTCAGTTTTCTG GTTTGTGACCCTTAGTCCCTGCAGAGTGTTCAGCCTCATGTGCTTGAGCTTGGCTCTGATGGTTATCATACGGTTTGTGCGGGATCTGTGCCGGACCAGATCCAAAG GAACTCATTTATGGCACAGTATGACTGGAAGGTAA